The genomic region GGCACGCGCAGGAACACGCTGCGGGGAGAACGCCTGCGCGAGGGAGTCGGTGAGGGCCAGGCGGTAGGCCAGGTTCAGAGGTAGGCCCCGTCCTGGAGCGCCGTGATCATGCTGGCGAGCTCCTGCTGCCCCAGGCTGGTCCGCAGCAGGTCGAACGGGCGCTTGCCGCCGAGGTGCTCGTGCGGCCGGCGGAACCAGTCCGAGGCGGCCTCATCGCCGATGATGGCCGCGACGCGCGCGAAGAGCTTCAGAGCTGCGCTGCCGCGGTCCAGCGTCGAGACGTCCATCACCGGGCGCCTGCTCACGCGGCTGCTCGAGACCCCGAGCAGCTCGTAGACGTCCGCCTTGCTGACGTCGAAGACCCGCAGCAGGCCGTCGACGACCTTGAGCAGGTCCTGGTCGCCGATGAGGCGGTGGTCGATGATCGCCCGCACCACGGAGCCGTAGTCGGCGTCGAACACCTGCCGGAACAGCTCCTCCTGCTTCCGCGCCACCGCAGTTGCCATGGCAGCATCCTGCATCGCGAACGCAACAGAGGACGTCTGGCGACCGCGTAGGGTCGTCGCCTTCGTCGGGTCCGCGCCCCCGCGGCCGGCGCCGTCTGG from Trueperaceae bacterium harbors:
- a CDS encoding antitoxin Xre/MbcA/ParS toxin-binding domain-containing protein → MATAVARKQEELFRQVFDADYGSVVRAIIDHRLIGDQDLLKVVDGLLRVFDVSKADVYELLGVSSSRVSRRPVMDVSTLDRGSAALKLFARVAAIIGDEAASDWFRRPHEHLGGKRPFDLLRTSLGQQELASMITALQDGAYL